A window of the Isosphaera pallida ATCC 43644 genome harbors these coding sequences:
- the cas3g gene encoding type I-G CRISPR-associated helicase/endonuclease Cas3g, producing the protein MNPLTPDDFPTFFRALHGCDPYDWQCRLSKRVVEGAWPSAIDLPTGSGKTSCLDIAVFALACQASWPKEQRTAPRRMFFCVNRRVIVDEAYQRARRIAEELIKAEQADNAEHPQTVLGRVASCLRQLSTSQRSIAPPLDVLELRGGIYRDNRWARSATQPTIICSTIDQLGSRFLFRGYGVSPQAAPIQAALIAYESLVLLDEAHISRPFLQTLDFARRYLDPTKWAEQPLRVKPMIVVPMTATPPEGVNDADVIRLEAEDRTNDGLNRRLTASKKAELIAVNDLVSAIVKKATAFAEENPAAVGVIVNRVATAKAVYDELCKDQKKKSGRGAKVELVIGSMRPIDRDEQTTCLENLVGSSRPDVAEETSFIVATQCLEVGADYDFDALVTECASLDALRQRFGRLNRRGRPVEAKAAIILDKKQIKEEIKLDDNKPVDPIYGNALARTWNWLQAHAQVIQENAAISEQDQPKRKTSGAEESRVIDFGIDAFEKMLREHGEDGRIPKTLLAPSALKNAPVMLPAYVDFWCQTSPQPTPDPDVSLFIHGPDAGEPDVQVCWRADLIHDDHLTKNHWCDIVGLLPPTAAECMSVPISRVRRWLANRSNPNDQGDLLEVVEPDNANDGKAKNQKVDRVDPSRIGVLWRGPEESQILESPDQLRPGDTLVLPTQAGGWDVLGHVPNASPETIDVAEFAFRSARDRCVLRLHPILRNQCRASSNLACATPIQDLLDELVERLQDEEEPLTLPELRSLLGRIADEMPTDHKEKLNEIGLRETFRSLADKKLGLLREDYPDNRGVVLTNRHIMKSNQVFFPPETDEGDDDRSRTEREQPITLKDHTDHVRDEVSRIVQALPFDDLGEVYRLAAQWHDLGKADERFQAWLRRTDRTDAWLQVGTNGTLLAKSDGLPQTARQRRVARERARLPKGFRHEMLSVQLVEQSDLSKQAADRLELVLHLIAAHHGYARPLAPVVIDDECPEVAVEGVTLTNQQRSNCPPHRVDSGIAERFWNLTRRYGWWGLAYLEAVLRLADQQASANEDEGRFDSANSSNQNELMEVVS; encoded by the coding sequence ATGAATCCACTGACACCCGACGACTTCCCGACGTTTTTCCGTGCGCTGCATGGATGCGATCCTTATGACTGGCAGTGTCGCCTGTCCAAACGTGTGGTGGAGGGAGCGTGGCCCAGCGCGATCGACCTGCCCACAGGTAGCGGCAAAACCTCGTGTCTGGACATCGCCGTGTTCGCGTTGGCCTGTCAAGCGTCTTGGCCCAAAGAGCAACGAACCGCGCCTCGCCGCATGTTCTTTTGTGTCAACCGCCGTGTCATCGTGGACGAAGCGTATCAAAGGGCGCGGAGGATCGCCGAGGAACTTATCAAGGCTGAGCAAGCTGACAACGCCGAGCATCCCCAAACCGTTCTCGGTCGGGTCGCCTCTTGCTTGCGCCAACTCTCGACCTCGCAACGCTCCATCGCTCCGCCGCTGGACGTGCTGGAACTCCGCGGCGGGATTTACCGCGACAACCGCTGGGCCCGGTCCGCGACTCAGCCGACGATCATTTGTTCGACCATCGACCAACTTGGCTCTCGATTCTTGTTCCGAGGTTACGGCGTTTCCCCCCAGGCGGCTCCGATTCAGGCAGCACTCATCGCTTACGAAAGTCTGGTGCTGCTGGACGAAGCCCACATTAGTCGGCCTTTCCTCCAAACGCTCGACTTTGCGCGACGCTACCTTGACCCCACGAAGTGGGCGGAGCAGCCGCTCAGGGTCAAGCCCATGATCGTGGTTCCCATGACCGCGACGCCACCCGAAGGCGTCAACGACGCCGACGTGATCCGCCTCGAAGCCGAGGACCGGACGAACGACGGACTAAATCGACGACTGACGGCCTCCAAAAAAGCGGAACTGATCGCGGTGAACGATCTTGTCTCGGCGATCGTCAAGAAAGCGACCGCCTTCGCGGAGGAAAACCCCGCTGCGGTCGGTGTCATCGTCAACCGCGTCGCTACCGCTAAGGCGGTTTATGACGAGTTGTGCAAAGATCAGAAAAAAAAGAGTGGACGCGGTGCCAAGGTTGAGCTGGTTATCGGCTCAATGCGTCCAATTGATCGAGATGAGCAAACGACATGTCTAGAAAACCTTGTGGGATCGAGTCGCCCGGACGTGGCCGAGGAGACGAGTTTCATCGTGGCCACGCAATGTCTCGAGGTGGGAGCCGACTACGATTTCGACGCGCTGGTGACCGAATGCGCGTCGCTGGACGCCCTACGGCAACGTTTCGGGCGGCTCAACCGCCGTGGTCGGCCGGTTGAGGCCAAAGCCGCAATCATTCTCGACAAGAAACAAATCAAGGAGGAGATCAAGCTCGACGACAACAAGCCGGTCGATCCGATTTATGGAAATGCCCTCGCCCGCACTTGGAACTGGCTCCAGGCCCACGCCCAGGTGATTCAAGAGAACGCGGCCATATCCGAACAGGACCAGCCCAAACGGAAAACCAGCGGTGCTGAAGAATCGCGGGTCATCGACTTCGGCATCGATGCGTTCGAGAAGATGCTGCGCGAACATGGCGAGGATGGACGCATCCCCAAGACTCTGTTGGCTCCCTCAGCGCTGAAGAACGCTCCGGTGATGCTGCCGGCCTACGTTGATTTTTGGTGCCAGACTAGCCCGCAACCGACTCCTGATCCTGATGTGTCGTTGTTCATCCACGGGCCGGATGCGGGCGAGCCGGACGTGCAGGTTTGTTGGCGCGCCGATCTGATTCACGATGACCATCTCACGAAAAACCACTGGTGCGACATCGTCGGTCTCTTGCCGCCCACCGCGGCCGAGTGCATGAGCGTACCGATCTCTCGGGTCCGCCGCTGGCTGGCGAATCGTTCCAACCCCAACGACCAAGGCGACTTACTCGAAGTCGTGGAACCGGACAACGCCAACGACGGGAAAGCTAAGAATCAGAAGGTGGATCGTGTCGATCCCTCCCGGATTGGCGTGCTTTGGCGCGGCCCCGAGGAGAGCCAAATTCTTGAAAGCCCCGACCAGCTTCGTCCCGGCGATACCCTGGTACTTCCCACTCAGGCGGGAGGCTGGGACGTATTAGGACACGTGCCGAATGCCTCGCCTGAGACCATCGATGTCGCAGAATTCGCCTTTCGATCTGCTCGTGATCGTTGCGTGCTGAGACTGCATCCCATCCTTCGCAATCAGTGCCGCGCCTCCTCCAATCTCGCCTGCGCCACGCCGATCCAAGACTTGCTCGACGAATTGGTTGAGCGGCTTCAAGACGAGGAAGAGCCACTGACTCTGCCTGAACTTCGAAGTCTGCTTGGACGGATCGCCGATGAGATGCCAACCGATCACAAGGAGAAACTCAACGAGATCGGCTTGCGAGAGACATTTAGGTCGCTGGCCGACAAGAAACTTGGTCTCCTCCGAGAAGACTACCCAGACAACCGCGGCGTTGTGTTGACAAATCGTCATATTATGAAATCAAATCAGGTGTTTTTTCCGCCCGAAACGGACGAAGGAGACGACGATCGTTCGCGCACTGAGCGCGAGCAGCCAATCACGCTGAAAGACCACACGGACCATGTGCGTGACGAAGTGTCGCGCATAGTTCAAGCGCTTCCGTTTGACGATCTGGGCGAAGTTTACCGCCTTGCCGCCCAATGGCACGATCTAGGCAAGGCCGACGAACGATTCCAGGCTTGGCTCCGGCGAACCGATCGCACTGACGCTTGGCTTCAAGTCGGGACCAACGGCACGCTTCTGGCCAAGTCCGATGGACTACCGCAAACCGCTCGACAGCGTCGAGTGGCCCGCGAACGCGCACGATTGCCCAAAGGATTCCGTCATGAAATGCTTTCCGTGCAACTTGTCGAACAGAGCGACTTGAGCAAGCAGGCCGCCGATCGACTCGAGCTCGTTTTGCACCTGATCGCCGCCCATCATGGCTACGCGCGACCTTTGGCTCCGGTGGTCATCGACGACGAATGCCCCGAAGTCGCGGTCGAAGGGGTGACCCTGACCAATCAGCAACGGAGCAATTGTCCACCCCATCGCGTTGACTCTGGCATCGCCGAGCGATTTTGGAACCTGACTCGCCGCTACGGCTGGTGGGGCCTGGCCTACCTGGAAGCCGTGCTGAGGCTCGCCGACCAACAGGCCAGCGCTAATGAGGACGAAGGCCGTTTCGATTCGGCCAACTCGTCTAACCAAAACGAATTGATGGAGGTTGTCTCGTGA
- the csb2 gene encoding type I-G CRISPR-associated protein Csb2, with translation MMPGLMIGWEYLTGCCVATDPTSRQRAEWPPHPGRVFMALAAAWFETGEDEAEGRALRWLEQLGNPELGLPAEVWPRKVVDYYVPVNDDAGPSRALLQSAPGLTRDRKERTFPTVWVGDTPCFLRWSHADPADVESHRPALQQLCDKVTRIGHSSSLVRMWIADETNFSTSTQTWVPDDGLAELQTRRVSEGTLELLDRLFNRRGREESQRLSRQIEDLEAERRVARGRGATQRRTELDQQIAAAKARQETVDARDPIRPKLGMWTGYRRQPTESPLPEHTAFDSELLILTQTKGPRLSITSSLMVTHALRNAIISHLGQDHTPDWVSGRHANNEPLRNDQQHLAFIPLPFVGSPHADGHLLGAALAFPRSVPRSERGRTLGTFLLDPASGQPRSIELPLGSLGDWVLTKRDWSEPRQTLKPETWTAHPNGATTWASVTPVVLDRFPKSDLCQDYEAWREEIAGIVTTACERIGLPAPDEVSTGTTSWHVGSPRAIAKSRPLRGHPETPNTTATLGDGFPAYRVKTGNAARPQVHVRLRFEKPVVGPILLGAGRFFGYGLCKPLRDDFQR, from the coding sequence ATGATGCCCGGATTGATGATCGGCTGGGAATACCTGACCGGGTGTTGCGTCGCCACCGACCCGACCAGTCGTCAACGCGCCGAATGGCCTCCCCATCCCGGGCGCGTGTTCATGGCGCTGGCGGCCGCCTGGTTCGAGACCGGCGAGGACGAGGCCGAAGGACGGGCGTTGCGGTGGCTAGAACAACTGGGCAACCCGGAACTCGGCTTGCCAGCGGAGGTTTGGCCCCGTAAGGTCGTTGATTATTACGTGCCGGTCAACGATGACGCAGGGCCATCGAGAGCCCTTCTCCAATCGGCTCCCGGATTGACCCGGGATCGCAAAGAACGCACCTTTCCCACCGTCTGGGTTGGCGACACCCCATGCTTCCTCCGCTGGTCCCACGCCGACCCCGCCGATGTCGAATCGCATCGCCCCGCGCTTCAACAGTTGTGCGACAAAGTCACCCGGATCGGCCATTCTTCCTCACTGGTGCGAATGTGGATTGCCGACGAAACGAATTTTTCAACCTCCACGCAAACCTGGGTTCCCGACGACGGACTGGCCGAACTCCAAACCCGCCGAGTCTCCGAAGGCACCCTCGAACTGCTAGATCGCCTTTTCAACCGGCGCGGTCGTGAGGAGTCGCAACGCCTATCCAGACAGATCGAAGACTTGGAAGCCGAAAGGAGGGTGGCCAGAGGCAGAGGAGCCACGCAACGCAGGACCGAACTTGATCAGCAGATTGCCGCCGCCAAGGCGCGTCAGGAGACGGTGGACGCGCGCGACCCGATCCGCCCCAAGCTCGGCATGTGGACCGGGTATCGTCGCCAGCCCACCGAATCGCCATTGCCGGAACACACTGCCTTCGACAGCGAACTCCTGATTCTCACTCAAACAAAGGGGCCAAGACTCTCCATCACTTCCTCGCTGATGGTGACTCATGCTCTGAGGAACGCGATCATAAGCCATCTCGGTCAAGACCACACACCCGATTGGGTAAGTGGTCGCCATGCCAACAACGAGCCGTTACGCAACGACCAACAACATCTCGCCTTCATTCCACTGCCGTTTGTTGGGTCTCCTCACGCCGATGGGCACCTGCTTGGCGCAGCGTTGGCGTTTCCCCGGTCGGTTCCCCGCTCCGAACGAGGCAGGACGCTGGGGACGTTTCTGCTTGACCCGGCATCCGGTCAACCGCGGTCGATTGAACTGCCTCTTGGCTCGTTGGGCGACTGGGTTCTCACCAAACGGGATTGGTCCGAGCCGCGACAAACCCTCAAACCTGAGACCTGGACGGCTCATCCCAATGGCGCGACAACCTGGGCGAGTGTCACACCAGTGGTGCTTGACCGCTTTCCAAAATCAGACCTTTGTCAAGACTATGAAGCGTGGCGGGAAGAAATCGCTGGGATCGTGACGACTGCCTGCGAGCGAATTGGTTTGCCTGCGCCGGATGAAGTTTCGACCGGGACAACGAGCTGGCATGTTGGCAGTCCCAGAGCCATTGCGAAATCCCGCCCCCTCCGAGGTCATCCCGAAACACCCAACACTACGGCCACACTCGGCGATGGCTTCCCGGCCTATCGCGTCAAAACCGGCAATGCAGCGCGTCCCCAAGTCCACGTCCGCCTGCGGTTCGAGAAGCCCGTGGTTGGTCCCATTTTGCTGGGCGCGGGACGATTCTTCGGTTACGGACTCTGCAAGCCTCTCCGGGACGACTTTCAACGATGA
- the cas7g gene encoding type I-G CRISPR-associated RAMP protein Csb1/Cas7g, translating into MSGFDLGQLQELVRSGAAARSRTTLQPAGGEGTKVFPPTYSGSVYAIEKRRLPGHDEPVDCVLLDSVQSQANRLEEALQQAIDEGRITLPLIEVDFTPFYPGKDKEETLRLLDPIGKVTSLQAPHRIADAILRDSIVVEENRPFRAQNEDQESSYGQRLRRVTVQNATTLLELCPTALLLGMWDSTGPKGGLGAKFERALVSEIVGINVITGVRSSSRIDPLAIQLEAGPVYRARESEPFSWTLDPSKAKHEKGAPAKFAKDGKPSEINHGNIKPDLKDKKGQPFHGGVTITSAEQTVVLSFPALRRLRFPVNGEAHSRPEVDLAARTLLAALGLCAAALAAEAGMDLRSRCLLWPTEPMTWELLGKPGQKVDAVTMEADDAVKLLKEAVAAAKKVGLPWREEPLRLVPSDDLVRLVVKSQQLAASQTGGEE; encoded by the coding sequence ATGTCCGGATTCGACCTTGGCCAACTTCAGGAACTGGTCCGCAGCGGCGCGGCGGCGCGTTCACGAACCACCCTTCAGCCGGCGGGCGGCGAAGGGACGAAAGTCTTTCCGCCCACCTATTCAGGATCGGTTTACGCCATTGAGAAACGTCGCCTCCCAGGCCATGACGAGCCGGTGGATTGCGTGCTGCTCGACTCAGTGCAATCCCAGGCCAACCGACTGGAGGAGGCGCTTCAGCAGGCAATCGACGAGGGGCGGATAACCCTTCCCCTGATCGAAGTCGATTTCACACCTTTTTATCCCGGCAAAGACAAAGAGGAAACACTCCGGCTTTTGGACCCGATTGGCAAAGTCACCTCGCTGCAAGCGCCCCATCGGATCGCGGACGCCATCCTGCGCGACAGCATCGTTGTTGAGGAGAACAGACCCTTTCGGGCACAGAATGAGGATCAAGAATCCAGCTATGGCCAGCGTCTGCGTCGCGTAACCGTTCAAAACGCGACCACCCTGCTGGAATTGTGTCCCACCGCCCTTTTGCTGGGCATGTGGGACTCGACCGGCCCCAAGGGCGGTCTCGGAGCCAAGTTCGAACGCGCGCTAGTCAGCGAGATCGTGGGAATCAACGTTATCACAGGTGTGCGGTCCAGCAGCCGTATTGACCCCTTGGCGATTCAACTTGAAGCCGGCCCCGTTTACCGCGCCAGGGAATCCGAACCTTTTTCCTGGACACTGGACCCGTCCAAGGCGAAGCACGAAAAAGGGGCTCCAGCCAAATTTGCCAAAGATGGAAAACCATCCGAGATCAATCACGGCAATATCAAACCGGATTTGAAAGATAAAAAAGGTCAACCGTTCCACGGTGGTGTCACCATCACATCGGCCGAACAAACCGTTGTCCTCTCCTTCCCAGCGCTGCGTCGGCTGCGGTTTCCTGTGAACGGGGAAGCGCACTCCCGCCCGGAAGTCGATTTGGCGGCCCGTACCTTGCTGGCGGCGTTAGGACTGTGCGCCGCAGCCCTGGCGGCCGAGGCGGGCATGGACCTACGCTCCCGTTGTCTGCTCTGGCCCACAGAACCGATGACGTGGGAACTCCTCGGTAAACCGGGCCAAAAGGTAGACGCCGTGACGATGGAGGCCGACGACGCGGTGAAACTGCTCAAAGAGGCGGTCGCCGCTGCCAAGAAGGTGGGGCTGCCTTGGAGGGAGGAACCACTGCGACTCGTGCCGTCGGATGACCTAGTGAGACTTGTCGTCAAGAGCCAGCAACTCGCGGCTAGTCAAACCGGAGGGGAGGAATGA
- a CDS encoding YHS domain-containing protein, protein MRWLRHAGATAAWVGSVLVGLAALIGAAPRDDEGESGLAVPAGFESFEHLVGGWKGTEVPTADRRKGVQVQVNWSWLFDKGKVVGMILTVQGSKFLKEGKLTYDPATKTYWLEAKDADGRAARFKGGIDAAGKTLSLVRDGTDASGQDQQVVIRVLSDNTIRHLIYLDTKSPRVTRFRRHAELGLTREGESFAANAEASRPRCIVTGGAATMTVSYQGRSYPVCCTGCQAEFQENPEKYLKKAAAMAPADLVKEPSSASRPTRSGSGGEFDDLVNADAKAKSSSTNVRNKTGDAEKPAHVEAEDQSERDRLDARAQSAYRVAQALERAGNRKGACDAYRRLLEDFPGTAAAALARQRLDTLRD, encoded by the coding sequence ATGCGGTGGTTGCGACACGCGGGAGCGACGGCGGCCTGGGTTGGTTCGGTTCTGGTTGGGTTAGCAGCGCTCATTGGGGCGGCGCCGCGCGACGACGAGGGGGAGTCCGGCCTAGCCGTTCCTGCAGGATTTGAGTCGTTCGAACATCTCGTGGGCGGTTGGAAAGGGACCGAGGTTCCCACTGCCGACCGTCGCAAGGGAGTTCAGGTTCAGGTCAACTGGTCCTGGCTGTTCGACAAGGGGAAGGTCGTTGGGATGATCTTGACCGTTCAGGGGAGCAAGTTTCTCAAGGAGGGGAAACTGACCTACGACCCCGCGACCAAGACCTACTGGTTGGAGGCCAAGGACGCCGATGGTCGGGCGGCCCGCTTCAAGGGCGGGATCGACGCGGCGGGCAAGACGCTGAGCCTGGTGCGCGACGGCACCGACGCTAGTGGTCAGGATCAGCAGGTTGTGATCCGGGTTCTGTCTGACAACACGATTCGCCACCTGATTTATCTCGACACCAAATCGCCTCGGGTCACCCGGTTCCGTCGCCATGCTGAACTCGGTCTGACCCGCGAGGGCGAGTCGTTTGCCGCTAACGCCGAGGCGAGTCGCCCGCGATGTATCGTGACCGGTGGCGCGGCCACGATGACCGTCAGCTACCAGGGCCGGAGCTATCCCGTCTGCTGCACCGGCTGTCAGGCCGAATTTCAAGAGAACCCCGAGAAGTATCTCAAGAAGGCCGCGGCGATGGCCCCGGCTGATTTGGTCAAAGAGCCGTCGTCGGCCTCGCGGCCGACTCGTTCTGGTTCGGGGGGCGAATTCGACGACCTGGTGAACGCCGATGCCAAGGCTAAGTCTTCTTCCACCAACGTGAGGAACAAGACCGGTGACGCGGAAAAGCCCGCTCATGTCGAGGCGGAGGATCAGTCGGAGCGTGACCGCTTGGACGCCCGCGCCCAGTCCGCCTACCGGGTCGCTCAAGCCCTGGAGCGGGCGGGCAATCGCAAGGGGGCTTGCGACGCCTATCGGAGGCTCCTTGAAGATTTCCCCGGCACCGCCGCCGCCGCTTTGGCCCGTCAACGCCTCGACACCTTGCGCGACTGA
- the hpt gene encoding hypoxanthine phosphoribosyltransferase encodes MEILISEEQLRARIIALGEQITEDYRGRPLTIVAVLVGSVVALADLIRQVTIPHRVALLQTSSYRGKTTLPTDLAVNSAFDPDVKGRDVLLLDDILDTGHTLKRVMDDMANRGALSVRTMVLLRKLGRQQVSLEPDYVGFEIPDRFVVGYGLDYNDDYRHLPYVAILPG; translated from the coding sequence GTGGAGATCTTGATTAGCGAGGAACAGCTCCGCGCTCGAATCATCGCACTGGGCGAGCAGATCACCGAGGATTACCGCGGGCGGCCCTTGACGATCGTGGCCGTTTTGGTTGGCAGCGTAGTCGCTCTGGCCGACTTGATCCGCCAGGTGACCATTCCCCACCGCGTCGCCCTGCTCCAAACCTCCAGCTACCGCGGCAAGACCACCCTCCCCACCGATCTGGCCGTCAATTCCGCCTTCGATCCCGACGTCAAGGGACGCGATGTTCTTCTACTCGACGACATCCTCGACACAGGACATACTCTGAAACGGGTCATGGACGACATGGCCAATCGAGGCGCTCTGAGCGTGCGGACGATGGTCCTGCTCCGTAAACTAGGACGTCAGCAGGTGAGTCTCGAACCCGACTACGTGGGGTTCGAGATCCCCGATCGCTTCGTCGTTGGCTACGGCCTGGACTACAACGACGATTACCGCCATCTGCCGTACGTCGCCATTCTTCCCGGATGA
- a CDS encoding FHA domain-containing protein has protein sequence MRRERDEQRGRNGFGQGDPYSLDQMRRDLGVAGPLGLRYKKLGWDTTRRKVWPQPFVVVGSGPRVDLYVADPDVPRRSVLLLALGSRLLAVGLNAEAPVLRWVGPTESSDFVASGDSSLVEATGNGGSSSSEQAADPGSSASSATVAVSGRPLLERGWLTERNGLALGSYLIGRDDPAVAHHDQPDPFTAVLDPTETESGLDVDLPRTVLVISNSAGEVVRSPAHRVLTLIGSDHPCHLRIRAKGVSRFHAALVLTPAGGWLIDLSGHDSALTVDGLSVRAVRFDEGRELTLGDHRLGVRYGSELRRVATIPSGLGLDHARGQVTATTARSSSDFESRLAALSRLAIPTVPDVPGLAPSSSNGDPSHLGHADAQPAPQDQPTTLDKETPKPTGSDSSLERYFLRRQLELDQMRSRFAETVLTTTDLLRDLRDDQSHALRREYEEVRRLSEEIRRLTARLTDTAPPPNLPRSTTLVTTGEQVCDDQTNQEGRADTPLAWNGIAQPRCSGTLAVPAWGLRKATPLLTSPPQRTPPHHSTATLTSPPAAPLQDTLPPPDVQQIHFGLFQKITRLQSERESRFQKLMGMLGLTS, from the coding sequence ATGAGAAGGGAGAGGGACGAGCAACGCGGTCGAAACGGATTCGGACAAGGTGATCCTTACTCCCTGGATCAGATGCGCCGGGATTTGGGCGTGGCTGGCCCGTTGGGATTGCGTTACAAGAAACTAGGTTGGGATACGACTCGCCGCAAGGTCTGGCCTCAACCGTTTGTGGTGGTCGGGTCGGGGCCGCGGGTGGATCTGTATGTGGCAGACCCGGACGTACCGCGTCGCTCGGTGTTGCTGTTGGCGTTGGGGAGTCGGCTACTAGCCGTGGGGTTGAACGCCGAGGCTCCCGTTTTACGTTGGGTGGGGCCAACGGAGTCGTCCGACTTCGTTGCCTCGGGTGATTCGTCCTTGGTCGAAGCGACAGGTAACGGCGGGTCGTCCAGCTCTGAGCAGGCTGCGGATCCAGGTTCCTCGGCGTCGAGTGCAACGGTGGCGGTGTCGGGTCGTCCTCTCCTGGAGCGGGGGTGGCTTACCGAACGCAACGGGTTGGCTCTGGGGTCCTACCTGATTGGTCGGGACGATCCAGCGGTCGCCCACCACGACCAGCCGGATCCCTTCACCGCGGTGCTGGATCCAACCGAAACCGAGTCGGGTTTGGACGTCGATTTACCCCGGACTGTTCTGGTGATCTCGAACTCGGCTGGGGAGGTGGTGCGCAGCCCAGCGCATCGGGTCTTGACTCTGATCGGTTCCGATCACCCCTGCCACCTTCGTATTCGTGCCAAAGGGGTTTCCCGTTTCCATGCTGCCTTGGTGCTGACCCCCGCCGGGGGTTGGCTCATTGATCTATCGGGCCACGACTCGGCCCTGACGGTGGACGGCCTTAGCGTTCGGGCGGTTCGGTTCGACGAGGGTCGTGAGTTGACGCTGGGCGACCATCGCCTAGGGGTCCGCTACGGGTCCGAGTTGCGTCGGGTTGCCACCATCCCATCGGGTCTTGGGTTAGACCACGCTCGTGGTCAGGTCACGGCGACGACCGCCCGCTCCAGCAGCGACTTCGAATCCCGGCTCGCTGCCCTCTCCCGGCTGGCGATTCCAACGGTTCCCGACGTTCCTGGTCTGGCCCCCTCCTCTTCCAACGGCGACCCGTCGCACTTGGGACACGCGGACGCGCAACCCGCGCCGCAAGACCAGCCCACCACGTTGGATAAGGAAACGCCCAAGCCGACCGGTTCCGACTCGTCGCTGGAACGGTATTTTTTGCGTCGTCAACTCGAACTCGATCAGATGAGAAGCCGATTCGCCGAGACGGTGTTGACCACGACCGACCTGTTGCGCGACCTTCGGGACGATCAGTCCCACGCGCTTCGACGCGAATATGAGGAGGTGCGGCGGCTCTCGGAGGAAATCCGTCGCCTGACCGCTCGGTTGACCGACACGGCCCCCCCGCCCAATCTGCCTCGCAGCACCACCCTGGTCACCACCGGGGAACAGGTTTGCGATGACCAAACCAATCAAGAGGGACGAGCCGACACTCCCTTGGCGTGGAACGGGATCGCCCAACCACGTTGTTCCGGCACCCTCGCGGTTCCGGCCTGGGGGCTTCGCAAAGCCACGCCGCTGCTTACGTCACCTCCCCAAAGGACGCCACCCCATCACAGCACGGCAACACTGACCTCGCCGCCCGCCGCTCCCCTCCAGGACACTCTGCCCCCGCCCGACGTTCAGCAAATCCACTTCGGCCTGTTTCAAAAGATCACCCGTTTGCAAAGCGAACGCGAAAGCCGCTTTCAGAAACTCATGGGAATGCTCGGTCTGACCAGTTAG
- a CDS encoding chemotaxis protein CheW has translation MPFTPSDSSMTTQPVPSSESPSVPATDVIWCVFESMGHSYVIDLDAVVEVRIVERLLRLPDPPGYVIGLIMLRRDLIPVLTPDSEPDSPPPQVEPGASVLVLRSEDHFWGVVVKEGSVRVVKDQHMWIPSEESWPDDPTAARVPGFDGWIVINGHPHRRLDPAKARLKLRAAIKEDYSRSSAVSRETVSDEQ, from the coding sequence ATGCCGTTCACCCCGTCCGACTCCTCCATGACCACCCAACCGGTCCCGAGTTCAGAATCGCCATCGGTCCCGGCCACCGACGTGATCTGGTGCGTCTTCGAGTCGATGGGACACTCCTACGTCATCGACCTGGACGCAGTAGTCGAAGTGCGGATTGTCGAACGCCTCCTCCGCCTGCCCGATCCGCCCGGTTACGTGATCGGCCTGATCATGTTGCGCCGGGATCTCATCCCAGTACTTACCCCCGACTCGGAACCCGATAGTCCCCCTCCCCAAGTGGAACCCGGCGCTTCGGTGCTCGTGCTAAGGTCGGAGGACCATTTCTGGGGCGTGGTGGTCAAAGAGGGTTCGGTTCGGGTTGTGAAAGACCAGCATATGTGGATTCCGTCAGAGGAATCGTGGCCCGACGACCCGACAGCGGCCCGCGTGCCCGGCTTCGACGGCTGGATTGTGATCAACGGTCATCCTCATCGTCGGCTCGATCCGGCCAAAGCCCGGCTTAAGTTGCGTGCGGCGATCAAAGAGGACTACTCTCGGAGCTCCGCGGTTTCCCGCGAGACGGTTTCCGACGAGCAGTAA